Proteins encoded in a region of the Isosphaeraceae bacterium EP7 genome:
- a CDS encoding prenyltransferase/squalene oxidase repeat-containing protein, with protein sequence MTATILILVTCVSAYPAEDRDLPKPEASRAAVAKALPLLLRSTGQYPESRDCFSCHHQAVPVLALVTAKGHGFVVPDGAIEDPVELTETDLRGAMDSYRKGNGQGGGVTRAGYALLTMEVGGKAAGELTDTVAGYLLQKDESRDHWRGSSDRPPSEASDFTATYLALRALAAYGKESQKDRIEARVSKARRWLEATAPKDTEDRVFRLMAMKAASSPEELIRKAADDLLATRRDDGGWSQLDGGSSDAYATGSALVALQWSGRLATDSPEYRGGLAFLIADQRADGSWFVVSRSKPFQPYFESGFPYGKDQFISMAATSWAVTALSLACSTN encoded by the coding sequence ATGACGGCGACGATCCTGATTCTGGTTACCTGCGTGTCGGCCTACCCGGCGGAGGACCGAGACTTACCGAAGCCGGAAGCCAGCCGCGCCGCCGTCGCGAAGGCTTTGCCCCTGCTCCTGAGGAGCACGGGGCAGTACCCGGAGAGCCGCGACTGCTTCTCGTGTCACCATCAGGCAGTCCCGGTCCTCGCCCTCGTGACGGCGAAGGGGCATGGCTTCGTCGTTCCGGATGGGGCAATCGAGGATCCGGTGGAGCTTACCGAGACTGACCTTCGCGGCGCAATGGACAGCTACCGCAAGGGAAACGGTCAGGGAGGCGGCGTCACCAGGGCGGGATATGCCCTGCTCACCATGGAGGTCGGCGGCAAGGCGGCCGGCGAGTTAACCGACACCGTGGCCGGATACTTGCTGCAGAAGGACGAATCCCGCGATCACTGGCGGGGCTCGTCGGACCGCCCGCCGTCGGAGGCGAGCGATTTCACCGCGACCTACCTCGCCCTCCGCGCCCTGGCGGCTTACGGCAAGGAGAGCCAGAAAGATCGGATTGAAGCCCGCGTGAGCAAGGCGAGGCGATGGTTGGAAGCGACCGCTCCGAAGGACACGGAGGACCGGGTGTTCCGCCTGATGGCGATGAAAGCGGCCTCCTCTCCGGAAGAACTCATCCGGAAGGCGGCCGACGATCTGCTCGCGACCCGGCGCGACGACGGGGGTTGGTCGCAACTCGACGGCGGCTCCTCGGACGCCTACGCGACGGGCTCGGCCCTCGTCGCACTCCAGTGGTCGGGGCGGCTGGCGACGGATAGTCCAGAATATCGGGGCGGGTTGGCATTCCTTATTGCCGACCAACGCGCGGACGGGTCGTGGTTCGTCGTCTCGCGAAGCAAGCCATTCCAACCCTACTTTGAAAGCGGGTTCCCCTATGGAAAGGATCAATTTATCTCGATGGCGGCGACCTCATGGGCGGTCACGGCGTTATCGCTTGCATGCTCGACGAATTAA
- a CDS encoding amidohydrolase family protein yields the protein MRRTFMSVLSIAALGALAGLDSRAHSADARVLLRPDRVYDGKNEMPHDGWVVLVRGELIEGVGTPAEVRAPADTRVIELAGTTLMPGLIDAHTHVLLHPYDEAPWDDQVLKEPLALRVCRATNHLRLVLDSGFTTIRDLGTEGAGYADVGLRKAVAEGIVPGPRMLVATRSIVATGCYAPKGFAPELTIPQGAEEADGGDSLVHAVRDQIGRGADWVKVYADSAMGGREVRPSFTIEELKRLVETASSAGVPVAAHAMSKEGMRRATLAGVETIEHGNGGDAEVFALMAERKVALCPTLAAAEALGRYNGWRPGTTPEPDDLRSAKAAVRSAIKAGVTIINGSDMGVFAHGGGVRELELLVKCGLTPSMALRAATSDASRALHLGNRLGAVSPGLKADLISVEGDPTKEIGALRRVRLVMKDGRIVMEKRD from the coding sequence ATGCGCCGCACTTTCATGTCCGTTCTGAGCATTGCCGCCCTCGGGGCCTTGGCGGGCCTAGATTCTCGGGCGCACTCGGCTGATGCTCGCGTCCTCCTCCGCCCCGATCGGGTCTACGACGGGAAGAACGAGATGCCGCACGATGGCTGGGTCGTCCTCGTACGAGGCGAACTCATCGAGGGCGTTGGAACGCCCGCCGAGGTGAGAGCGCCGGCCGACACACGAGTCATCGAACTGGCCGGAACGACCTTGATGCCGGGTCTCATCGATGCCCACACCCACGTCCTGCTCCACCCCTACGACGAGGCACCGTGGGACGACCAGGTCCTGAAGGAGCCATTGGCCCTGCGTGTCTGCCGCGCGACCAACCACCTCCGCTTGGTGCTCGACTCCGGGTTCACCACAATCCGCGACCTGGGAACCGAGGGGGCCGGCTACGCGGATGTCGGGCTAAGGAAGGCCGTCGCCGAAGGCATCGTGCCGGGGCCGAGGATGCTGGTCGCGACCCGATCGATCGTCGCCACCGGCTGCTACGCGCCGAAGGGATTCGCCCCCGAACTGACTATCCCGCAGGGAGCCGAGGAAGCAGACGGGGGAGATTCGCTGGTACATGCCGTCCGCGACCAGATCGGCCGAGGCGCCGACTGGGTCAAGGTCTATGCTGATTCCGCGATGGGAGGCCGGGAGGTGCGGCCGTCGTTCACCATCGAGGAGTTGAAGCGGCTCGTCGAGACGGCCTCCTCGGCCGGTGTCCCGGTGGCCGCTCACGCGATGTCTAAGGAGGGGATGCGGCGGGCGACTCTGGCGGGTGTGGAGACGATCGAGCACGGCAACGGCGGCGACGCCGAAGTGTTTGCGTTGATGGCCGAGCGAAAGGTCGCGCTCTGCCCAACTCTAGCCGCGGCTGAGGCGTTGGGCCGGTACAACGGCTGGCGGCCGGGGACCACCCCCGAGCCGGACGACTTACGCTCGGCAAAGGCGGCGGTCCGCTCCGCGATCAAGGCTGGCGTCACCATCATTAATGGCAGCGACATGGGGGTATTCGCCCACGGCGGGGGTGTCCGCGAACTCGAACTACTCGTCAAGTGCGGGCTGACACCGTCCATGGCTCTCCGTGCGGCCACCTCCGACGCGTCGCGGGCGCTGCACCTGGGCAACCGACTGGGGGCGGTCTCACCCGGCCTGAAGGCCGATCTGATCTCCGTCGAAGGTGACCCGACCAAGGAGATCGGGGCCCTCCGACGAGTCCGCCTGGTGATGAAGGATGGCAGGATTGTGATGGAGAAGAGGGATTGA
- a CDS encoding DNA topoisomerase 3, translated as MIVVLAEKPSVARELASFLGASSRHEGYFEGRGYQVTWALGHLVTLKEPQDYDPALKRWSLETLPIVPERFGLKPLDEKGSGKQLAVVRRLFRSSDELICATDAGREGELIFRYILELTGCEAKPARRLWLSSLTTEAIRDAFARLRPLSDYNALFAAARCRSEADWVVGLNATRYYTVRHRVGGLLWSVGRVQTPVLALIVRRDDEIRAFKPEPFWELQTRHRSVVFKFTGDRFTKEDPARELLLRVEGQPLTILGIDRKPERVPPPQLYDLTDLQRDMNRRFGLSADATLKAAQSLYEAKLISYPRTDSRHVGADMRRKIPGILADLQALKPAEIGKLNLDALPFTGRIVDGSKVSDHHAILPTGKRPGDLPPGTKKVFDAVVNRLIAAFYPACVKEVTTVSGTSAEVPFRARGVRIVEPGWTVLDPRKEDARKADEPQDMPAFQPGESGPHEPFVSRGETAAPKPFTEDSLLGAMETAGRLVDDDQLREALKERGLGTPATRAAIIETLLTRGYIARSGKTLTATDPGRYLVAVIRDRGLKSPELTGEWEAKLRKIERGQLDPRQFMSEIARYTGEIVRPGDSSAIDPARLGECPRCKRPVIQGNRGFGCSGWREGCPFVLWREHDGRSLDVDQIRALLQHRTLSPTNESGGTSPTILHLTDQGELTSIPIPSGGPRRTAGKPGRRPAGVKAGPIAKRRKSTASKLEDKLPGEPAKGFTQGSFGACPICGAEVVEQEKSYGCSGWRKGCKFAIWKSIAGKRITARMAQTLLRQGMTSVIKGFVSKSGKPFEARLKLDAGEVHFEF; from the coding sequence ATGATCGTTGTACTCGCCGAGAAGCCGTCGGTCGCCCGCGAGTTGGCCTCGTTTCTCGGTGCCAGCTCTCGCCACGAAGGATACTTCGAAGGGCGGGGCTATCAGGTGACCTGGGCCTTGGGTCACCTCGTCACCCTCAAGGAACCGCAGGACTACGACCCGGCGTTGAAACGCTGGTCTCTCGAGACCCTGCCGATCGTCCCCGAGAGGTTCGGTCTCAAGCCTCTAGATGAGAAGGGGTCTGGAAAGCAACTGGCGGTGGTTCGACGCCTCTTCCGCTCCTCCGACGAGCTGATTTGCGCCACCGACGCCGGCCGCGAGGGCGAGCTGATCTTCCGCTACATCCTGGAACTGACCGGCTGCGAGGCCAAGCCGGCCCGAAGGCTCTGGCTCAGCTCACTGACCACCGAGGCGATCCGAGACGCCTTCGCCCGACTGCGACCCCTGTCCGACTACAACGCGCTGTTCGCGGCGGCCCGTTGCCGGAGCGAGGCGGACTGGGTCGTCGGCCTGAATGCGACCCGATACTACACGGTGCGCCATCGGGTTGGGGGGCTACTCTGGAGCGTGGGACGGGTTCAGACGCCGGTCCTCGCTCTGATCGTCCGACGCGACGACGAGATCCGCGCGTTCAAGCCCGAGCCATTTTGGGAGCTGCAAACTCGCCACAGATCCGTCGTCTTCAAATTCACCGGCGACCGCTTCACCAAGGAAGATCCCGCGCGTGAGCTGCTACTCCGCGTGGAGGGCCAACCACTCACAATCCTGGGCATCGATCGCAAGCCGGAGCGGGTCCCGCCGCCGCAGCTTTACGACCTGACCGACTTGCAGCGTGACATGAACCGCCGCTTCGGCCTGTCGGCGGACGCCACACTCAAAGCGGCGCAGTCGCTTTACGAGGCCAAGCTGATCAGCTATCCGAGGACAGACTCGCGGCACGTGGGCGCCGACATGAGGCGGAAAATCCCTGGAATTCTCGCCGACCTGCAAGCCCTGAAACCGGCCGAGATCGGCAAGCTTAACCTGGACGCCCTGCCCTTCACTGGGAGGATTGTCGACGGCTCGAAGGTGAGCGACCATCACGCGATCCTCCCTACGGGCAAACGGCCGGGCGACCTGCCGCCCGGGACGAAGAAAGTCTTCGATGCCGTCGTCAACAGGCTCATCGCCGCCTTCTATCCCGCGTGCGTGAAGGAGGTGACGACTGTCTCCGGCACGTCGGCTGAAGTCCCGTTCCGGGCGCGGGGAGTTCGGATCGTCGAGCCCGGCTGGACGGTGCTCGATCCTCGAAAAGAGGATGCCAGAAAGGCCGACGAGCCCCAGGATATGCCCGCATTTCAGCCCGGCGAGAGCGGACCTCACGAGCCGTTCGTCAGCAGGGGCGAGACAGCTGCGCCGAAGCCCTTCACCGAGGACAGCCTGCTGGGGGCGATGGAGACGGCCGGGAGGCTGGTCGACGACGACCAGCTCCGAGAGGCGTTGAAGGAGCGGGGCCTTGGCACACCCGCGACGCGGGCGGCGATCATCGAGACCCTACTGACGCGAGGCTACATCGCCCGCAGCGGAAAGACGTTGACGGCGACCGACCCGGGCCGATATCTCGTCGCCGTGATCAGGGATCGGGGCCTGAAATCCCCCGAATTAACGGGTGAGTGGGAGGCCAAGCTCCGGAAAATCGAGAGAGGCCAGCTCGACCCGCGCCAATTCATGTCGGAGATCGCCCGCTACACGGGCGAGATCGTCCGACCCGGCGACTCCTCGGCGATCGACCCTGCACGTCTCGGTGAGTGCCCGCGCTGCAAGCGTCCTGTGATCCAGGGCAATCGAGGGTTCGGCTGCTCGGGATGGCGAGAGGGATGCCCGTTTGTCCTCTGGCGAGAGCACGACGGCCGTTCGCTCGATGTTGACCAGATTCGGGCCCTGTTGCAGCATCGGACACTCTCCCCCACCAACGAGTCGGGCGGGACCAGCCCGACGATCCTCCACCTTACAGATCAAGGCGAATTGACTTCGATCCCGATCCCCTCCGGCGGGCCGAGACGCACCGCAGGTAAGCCGGGTCGCCGACCTGCCGGCGTGAAGGCCGGGCCGATAGCGAAGCGTCGCAAGTCGACCGCCAGCAAGCTCGAGGATAAGCTCCCCGGGGAACCGGCAAAGGGTTTTACGCAGGGCTCCTTCGGTGCGTGTCCCATCTGCGGAGCCGAGGTTGTAGAGCAGGAGAAATCCTACGGCTGCAGCGGATGGCGAAAGGGTTGCAAATTCGCGATCTGGAAGTCAATCGCCGGCAAGCGGATCACGGCCCGCATGGCCCAGACGCTCCTGCGACAAGGAATGACTTCGGTCATAAAAGGATTCGTGTCGAAGTCCGGGAAGCCATTCGAGGCACGATTAAAGCTGGACGCTGGCGAGGTCCACTTTGAATTTTGA
- a CDS encoding DUF1501 domain-containing protein, translated as MRLGLTGFASLSWPGLMQLRAANPLPSSTEKSAVIMVWLPGGCSHLDSYDPKPDIGSEYRGPFKTIDTKVPGLQFTELLPLHAQIADKFTILRSMSHRGPGHPAGSMQMLSGDIDERDKTKPKLPDWMSVANYLRSKGQERTNPLPRYVGVNPPLEYNGPAYLGDAYSPFSVLDDPNRENFEVPNIGLANPAEAIRLGDRVALRQSIDNLERSFDREGELGALDQFETQAMTLLTNPQTRKAFDLSEEDPRIRDRYGRNRWGQQLLLARRLVEAGAEIITSSLSGPLCGRVNNWDDHAVNHHVFDAMRFRAAAYDQAVTALIEDVYARGLDKRVLVVVTGEFGRTPKIEYDRSTGAGDASATAGTVQPGRDHWPRAFSNLWAGGGIPTGRVIGATDKRGEDVIERVCSPGDFLATIYHHLGIDGSKVLINDFNGRPTPIVDHGKPIAELIG; from the coding sequence ATGCGTCTGGGACTGACGGGCTTCGCAAGCCTGAGTTGGCCGGGCCTGATGCAACTACGCGCGGCGAACCCACTACCATCTAGCACTGAAAAGTCAGCGGTGATCATGGTCTGGCTGCCGGGCGGTTGTTCGCACCTTGATAGCTACGACCCCAAGCCTGATATCGGCAGTGAGTACCGTGGACCGTTCAAGACGATCGACACGAAGGTTCCCGGCTTGCAGTTCACGGAGCTCTTACCGCTTCACGCGCAGATCGCGGACAAGTTCACAATCCTGCGCTCGATGAGCCACAGGGGTCCGGGCCACCCGGCTGGATCCATGCAAATGCTCTCGGGTGACATCGATGAACGTGACAAAACGAAGCCAAAGCTCCCGGACTGGATGTCAGTCGCCAATTACCTGCGTTCGAAGGGTCAGGAACGCACCAACCCCCTCCCCAGGTACGTAGGGGTGAACCCCCCATTGGAATACAATGGGCCTGCCTATCTCGGCGATGCGTACTCACCTTTCTCGGTGCTGGACGACCCCAATCGAGAGAATTTCGAGGTACCCAACATCGGCCTCGCCAATCCTGCCGAGGCGATCCGGTTGGGCGATCGCGTGGCCCTTCGTCAGAGCATCGATAATCTGGAGCGGAGCTTCGACCGCGAGGGTGAACTCGGTGCGCTAGATCAGTTTGAAACGCAAGCAATGACACTTTTGACCAATCCGCAGACTCGGAAGGCGTTCGACCTGAGCGAGGAGGATCCGCGCATCCGCGACCGATACGGGCGAAATCGGTGGGGGCAGCAACTCCTTCTGGCCCGCCGGCTCGTTGAAGCCGGCGCAGAGATCATCACCAGTAGCCTGAGCGGACCCCTCTGCGGCAGGGTCAACAACTGGGACGATCACGCGGTGAATCATCACGTCTTCGATGCCATGCGATTCCGCGCCGCGGCCTACGATCAGGCCGTGACGGCGCTCATCGAGGATGTCTACGCGCGTGGCCTGGACAAGCGAGTTCTCGTTGTTGTCACCGGCGAGTTCGGCCGCACTCCAAAGATCGAATACGACCGCAGCACTGGCGCCGGCGACGCGAGCGCCACGGCGGGCACCGTACAGCCAGGCCGTGACCACTGGCCGCGTGCTTTCTCCAACCTCTGGGCCGGCGGCGGCATACCCACCGGACGCGTCATCGGCGCCACCGACAAGCGGGGTGAGGACGTAATCGAGCGCGTCTGCAGCCCCGGCGACTTCCTGGCGACAATCTATCACCACCTGGGTATTGACGGCTCGAAAGTCCTGATCAATGACTTCAATGGACGCCCCACACCGATTGTGGATCACGGTAAACCAATTGCTGAACTGATCGGATGA